One Delphinus delphis chromosome 3, mDelDel1.2, whole genome shotgun sequence genomic region harbors:
- the LOC132422985 gene encoding zinc finger protein 354B isoform X1, giving the protein MATEQRETRSQLSVTFEDVAVLFTRDEWRKLAPSQRNLYQDVMLENYSNLVSLGLLFSKPAVISLLQQGEDPWKVEKESPGGSSVGCKSSPKTTKSTQTQDSSFWGPVRKRLKKNEPWNFISEKSCLYEDRIKKQKDKNESLQIISVTHTKILTVERSHKNNDFGQNFSLKSVFVKQQKTAREKTPSKYEIQRNSFRQDSNLLNQPKIKTAEKRYKCNICEKAFIHNSSLRKHQKNHTGEKLFKCKECLKAFSQSSALIQHQRTHTGEKPYICKECGKAFSHSASLCKHLRTHTVEKSYRCKECGKSFSRRSTLFIHQKIHARENPHKYNPGRKASSCSTSPSGCQRIHLRKKSYLCNECGNTFKSSSSLRYHQRIHTGEKPFKCSECGRAFSQSASLIQHERIHTGEKPYRCNECGKGFTSISRLNRHRIIHTGEKLYNCNECGKALSSHSTLIIHERIHTGEKPCKCKVCGKAFRQSSALIQHQRMHTGERPYKCNECGKTFRCNSSLSNHQRIHTGEKPYQCLECGISFGQSAALIQHQRIHTGEKPFACSTCGKTFRQSSSLIAHQRIHTGEKPYECNACGKLFSQRSSLTNHYKIHIEENSFKVDLHV; this is encoded by the exons ATGGCTACTGAACAGAGGGAAACAAGGTCTCAG CTGTCAGTGACGTTTGAAGATGTGGCTGTGCTCTTTACGCGGGATGAGTGGAGAAAGCTGGCTCCTTCACAGAGAAACTTGTACCAagatgtgatgctggagaactatAGCAACTTGGTGTCATTGG GACTCCTATTTTCCAAACCTGCAGTGATCTCCCTGTTGCAGCAAGGAGAAGATCCCTGGAAGGTAGAGAAAGAAAGCCCTGGAGGCTCCTCTGTAG gatGTAAGAGCAGTCCTAAAACCACAAAGTCAACTCAAACTCAAGACTCATCATTTTGGGGGCCAGTAAGGAAAAGACTCAAAAAAAATGAACCCTGGAACTTCATATCAGAAAAATCCTGCTTATAtgaagacagaataaagaaacagaaggacaaaaatgaaagtttacaaataatttcAGTCACCCATACAAAGATCCTCACTGTAGAaagaagccataaaaataatgactttGGCCAGAATTTCAGCCTGAAATCAGTGTTTGTTAAGCAACAAAAGACTGCTAGAGAAAAAACACCctcaaaatatgaaatacaaagaaatagcTTCAGGCAGGATTCAAATTTACTTAACCAACCAAAAATCAAGACAGCAGAAAAACGCTATAAATGTAACATTTGTGAAAAAGCCTTCATTCACAATTCATCCCTTCGTAAACATCAGAAAAACCATACTGGagagaaattatttaaatgtaaagaatgtTTGAAAGCCTTCAGCCAAAGTTCAGCTCTTATTCAACATCAAAgaactcatactggagagaaaccctatatatgtaaagaatgtggaaaagccttcagcCATAGTGCATCCCTTTGTAAACACCTAAGAACCCATACTGTGGAAAAATCCTATAGATGTAAAGAATGTGGTAAATCCTTCAGCAGAAGGTCTACCCTTTTTATACATCAAAAGATCCATGCTCGAGAAAATCCCCACAAATATAACCCAGGAAGGAAGGCATCCAGTTGTAGCACATCCCCTTCTGGATGTCAGAGAATTCATCTCAGAAAGAAGTCCTATTTATGTAATGAATGTGGCAATACCTTTAAGTCTAGTTCATCTCTTCGTtatcatcagagaattcacacaggagagaaaccttttAAATGTAGTGAATGTGGGAGAGCATTCAGTCAGAGTGCATCTCTTATACAACATGaaagaattcacactggagaaaagccttatagatgtaatgaatgtggaaaagGTTTCACTTCTATTTCACGACTTAATAGACACCGAATAATTCATACGGGAGAGAAACTGTATAATtgtaatgaatgtggtaaagcctTAAGTTCCCACTCGACACTCATTATTCATGAgcgaattcatactggagagaaaccatgTAAGTGTAAAgtgtgtgggaaagccttcagacAAAGTTCAGCTCTCATTCAACATCAGAGAATGCATACTGGAGAAAGACCCTAtaaatgtaatgagtgtgggaAAACATTCAGGTGTAACTCATCCCTTAGTAATCACCAGAGAattcatacaggagagaaaccgTATCAATGTCTGGAATGTGGGATATCCTTTGGCCAAAGTGCAGCTCTTATTCAACATCAAAGAATTCATACAGGAGAAAAACCCTTTGCATGTAGTACATGTGGGAAAACTTTTAGGCAGAGCTCATCACTTATTGCGCATcaaagaattcatactggagagaaaccctatgaatgtaatgcATGTGGGAAACTCTTCAGCCAGAGGTCGTCCCTTACTAACCATTATAAAATTCACATTGAAGAGAACTCCTTCAAAGTGGATTTGCATGTGTGA
- the LOC132422985 gene encoding zinc finger protein 354B isoform X2, protein MLENYSNLVSLGLLFSKPAVISLLQQGEDPWKVEKESPGGSSVGCKSSPKTTKSTQTQDSSFWGPVRKRLKKNEPWNFISEKSCLYEDRIKKQKDKNESLQIISVTHTKILTVERSHKNNDFGQNFSLKSVFVKQQKTAREKTPSKYEIQRNSFRQDSNLLNQPKIKTAEKRYKCNICEKAFIHNSSLRKHQKNHTGEKLFKCKECLKAFSQSSALIQHQRTHTGEKPYICKECGKAFSHSASLCKHLRTHTVEKSYRCKECGKSFSRRSTLFIHQKIHARENPHKYNPGRKASSCSTSPSGCQRIHLRKKSYLCNECGNTFKSSSSLRYHQRIHTGEKPFKCSECGRAFSQSASLIQHERIHTGEKPYRCNECGKGFTSISRLNRHRIIHTGEKLYNCNECGKALSSHSTLIIHERIHTGEKPCKCKVCGKAFRQSSALIQHQRMHTGERPYKCNECGKTFRCNSSLSNHQRIHTGEKPYQCLECGISFGQSAALIQHQRIHTGEKPFACSTCGKTFRQSSSLIAHQRIHTGEKPYECNACGKLFSQRSSLTNHYKIHIEENSFKVDLHV, encoded by the exons atgctggagaactatAGCAACTTGGTGTCATTGG GACTCCTATTTTCCAAACCTGCAGTGATCTCCCTGTTGCAGCAAGGAGAAGATCCCTGGAAGGTAGAGAAAGAAAGCCCTGGAGGCTCCTCTGTAG gatGTAAGAGCAGTCCTAAAACCACAAAGTCAACTCAAACTCAAGACTCATCATTTTGGGGGCCAGTAAGGAAAAGACTCAAAAAAAATGAACCCTGGAACTTCATATCAGAAAAATCCTGCTTATAtgaagacagaataaagaaacagaaggacaaaaatgaaagtttacaaataatttcAGTCACCCATACAAAGATCCTCACTGTAGAaagaagccataaaaataatgactttGGCCAGAATTTCAGCCTGAAATCAGTGTTTGTTAAGCAACAAAAGACTGCTAGAGAAAAAACACCctcaaaatatgaaatacaaagaaatagcTTCAGGCAGGATTCAAATTTACTTAACCAACCAAAAATCAAGACAGCAGAAAAACGCTATAAATGTAACATTTGTGAAAAAGCCTTCATTCACAATTCATCCCTTCGTAAACATCAGAAAAACCATACTGGagagaaattatttaaatgtaaagaatgtTTGAAAGCCTTCAGCCAAAGTTCAGCTCTTATTCAACATCAAAgaactcatactggagagaaaccctatatatgtaaagaatgtggaaaagccttcagcCATAGTGCATCCCTTTGTAAACACCTAAGAACCCATACTGTGGAAAAATCCTATAGATGTAAAGAATGTGGTAAATCCTTCAGCAGAAGGTCTACCCTTTTTATACATCAAAAGATCCATGCTCGAGAAAATCCCCACAAATATAACCCAGGAAGGAAGGCATCCAGTTGTAGCACATCCCCTTCTGGATGTCAGAGAATTCATCTCAGAAAGAAGTCCTATTTATGTAATGAATGTGGCAATACCTTTAAGTCTAGTTCATCTCTTCGTtatcatcagagaattcacacaggagagaaaccttttAAATGTAGTGAATGTGGGAGAGCATTCAGTCAGAGTGCATCTCTTATACAACATGaaagaattcacactggagaaaagccttatagatgtaatgaatgtggaaaagGTTTCACTTCTATTTCACGACTTAATAGACACCGAATAATTCATACGGGAGAGAAACTGTATAATtgtaatgaatgtggtaaagcctTAAGTTCCCACTCGACACTCATTATTCATGAgcgaattcatactggagagaaaccatgTAAGTGTAAAgtgtgtgggaaagccttcagacAAAGTTCAGCTCTCATTCAACATCAGAGAATGCATACTGGAGAAAGACCCTAtaaatgtaatgagtgtgggaAAACATTCAGGTGTAACTCATCCCTTAGTAATCACCAGAGAattcatacaggagagaaaccgTATCAATGTCTGGAATGTGGGATATCCTTTGGCCAAAGTGCAGCTCTTATTCAACATCAAAGAATTCATACAGGAGAAAAACCCTTTGCATGTAGTACATGTGGGAAAACTTTTAGGCAGAGCTCATCACTTATTGCGCATcaaagaattcatactggagagaaaccctatgaatgtaatgcATGTGGGAAACTCTTCAGCCAGAGGTCGTCCCTTACTAACCATTATAAAATTCACATTGAAGAGAACTCCTTCAAAGTGGATTTGCATGTGTGA